Proteins co-encoded in one Malus sylvestris chromosome 9, drMalSylv7.2, whole genome shotgun sequence genomic window:
- the LOC126633988 gene encoding uncharacterized protein LOC126633988, whose protein sequence is MEKIPHSLDPKFEYIVVAIEETKNLEEITIKQLMGSLQAYKDKHNKRQGNDEQLLKTQVQQNKKEESFNNERSQYKRSHGRGRGRGRGHGRGRGWNFNNHSNYERGDSSTKGRGRGHSNLRYEKSQVQCYNCQKFGHYDWECRAPNDRLDEKVNYVKEEKEDNGIVLLAWQNNDGDLDYIWYLDTGVSNHMCGRRSMFWSSMNQ, encoded by the coding sequence atggagaagatACCACACTCGTTGGACCCCAAATTTGAGTACATTGTCGTGGCAATTGAAGAAACCAaaaacttggaagaaattaCTATAAAGCAATTAATGGGTTCACTGCAAGCATATAAAGACAAACATAATAAGAGGCAGGGGAATGATGAGCAGCTCCTCAAGACGCAAGTCCAGcaaaataagaaagaagaaagcttcAACAACGAGAGAAGCCAATACAAAAGAAGTCATGGCCGAGGTCGTGGACGTGGGCGTGGACATGGACGTGGACGTGGTTGGAATTTCAACAACCATAGCAACTATGAAAGAGGAGATAGCTCAACAAAAGGTCGTGGAAGAGGACACTCAAACTTAaggtatgaaaaatctcaagttcaatgctacaattgtcaaaagtttgGGCATTATGATTGGGAATGTAGAGCTCCAAACGACAGACTTGATGAAAAGGTCAACTatgtgaaagaagagaaagaagataatGGCATTGTGCTACTAGCATGGCAGAACAATGATGGAGACCTAGACTATATATGGTACCTTGACACTGGTGTCAGCAACCACATGTGTGGAAGAAGAAGCATGTTCTGGAGCTCAATGAATCAATGA
- the LOC126633989 gene encoding uncharacterized protein LOC126633989 translates to MKPKSWQGSSKSKRLENVSAYKSDKQLLISVWIVKDQHQPIKINRVCVVIFCVCNTSNLFTCFVSPTLFHPLSPNVSSFNTNAFAYIDGVVYWIVFDHSQQRSSILSFDFVGEVFQKIVLPDKMGKGIEFFHTSIGVFERLVSMFHYRQDGKDYYCDIWVLEMETWKMIRTIIFPERGWITWPLGFRATGGVHMVMLGGDFVLYGPEPRQLNPLGIKLHDGYISSYSESLILLD, encoded by the exons ATGAAACCAAAATCATGGCAAGGGAGCTCTAAATCCAAACGCTTGGAAAATGTTTCAGCATATAAGAGTGACAAGCAATTGCTCATATCAGTGTGGATTGTTAAAGATCAACACCAACCCATTAAGATTAATCG AGtgtgtgttgtaatattttgtgtgtgtaatacaagtaatttgtttacttgttttgtctcTCCAACACTCTTCCATCCTCTTTCACCTAATGTCTCGTCTTTCAACACTAACGCATTTGCATACATTGATGGTGTTGTGTACTGGATTGTATTTGACCATTCTCAGCAGCGCTCTTCCATCCTTTCTTTTGATTTCGTCGGTGAGGTTTTTCAAAAGATTGTGCTTCCTGATAAGATGGGCAAAGGCATAGAGTTTTTTCATACCAGTATTGGCGTGTTTGAGAGATTGGTTTCTATGTTCCATTACAGACAAGATGGGAAGGATTACTACTGTGACATATGGGTTCTGGAaatggagacttggaaaatgatCCGCACGATTATTTTTCCAGAACGTGGATGGATAACGTGGCCATTGGGTTTTAGAGCAACTGGTGGAGTTCATATGGTTATGCTAGGTGGAGATTTCGTTTTGTATGGTCCTGAACCACGCCAACTCAACCCCCTTGGAATTAAACTTCATGATGGGTACATCAGTTCTTATAGTGAGAGTCTGATTCTTCTCGATTGA